In Lactuca sativa cultivar Salinas chromosome 5, Lsat_Salinas_v11, whole genome shotgun sequence, the DNA window AACACAAATTGTCAGTTGGAAAGAGATGAAAGAAAAGACTACAATAACAATTTGGTTTCAGCTCTTAACAGGATCTCAGATGCATTAACCAAAATTGCTGATAAGTTATGACCAAGGACGATTAAGAGCGGAACATTTTTAATAGTAAACTTTCAGTTTTTGTTCAATGTTCTTAGAATTATTTCATTTATGGTCTTTTGGCCAACAATTATATCATTTTATGTAGTCATTAGGCATTATGGTTTGTTAATGTCCTCAATCCTCATATTCAATAACTTATACACAGAGCATTAGAGCCAGAGGTGGGAATTTCCATCACTTTTCTTAAAATGGGTataatttatgttatattttatcTCCAAAGGATCAAAGGAGTAAAACTCAAAATTAGTTTAAATGAAACGGGTCAAAAAGGTCGAAAATTATACAGAGTGTATTCAGATTTTATTCAAAAAGTATagattattaattaaaaatatatttttgcaaccatctatactaataaaagagtagcccTTTTGTCAAGTGTAATAATATTAgaactcctaattaatatgatgtcatttgtcattctattaattctccattttaaattcattaaacctcctaattaatgtgatgttatttgtcaatctatttattctttattttaaattttaaattttatattattgttttcattagttcacaaataaaaagagtttaatatatatgataaattaattacacatatttatttgaatcaataattataattttacataactaataaaaaaatctcttaattaataatgtatttaaaattttatataaaataattgattaataattttgaattttttactatgaatatttaatcaattttgtaaccatggtttccacgggttataaactagtatttaatatattataaaatggcTGCGGCCTCGTGCCCAATTTGGGATCTCCTGCAGTCTTGCATGCCATTTCTATGGAGAATCAGGAAAAATTGATCCGACTGAATAGCGGCTCCATATTTGGTGTGCACCGTTTTTGTGTCAAAGAAAGAAAGTGCATCCACGGTATTTGGTGTAAACTATTCTTAAAATTAGAaccattttttaattaaaatattattttgattgcttttttataactattataattattatatttgatttataaatattaaaatatatttttaatgtgATTTTTAGTATCTTTGTTGAAGttgaaaaaaaatcacaaaaagtAATTGAACTTTTATTGTTAGGGTTAGAGTTGATATAAAACTAGGAAAGAGTCCATGTTTCGCATGGGTCGGAAATAATTTAAAGTTTTCTAAAAATATTTGGCACAAAAGTGATAGTTTCCAAAAACATGTAACAACGAAATCCAAGAGTGTACAGTAGGGTTGACTACCCATTGACCAAGGAAGGGCCAAATGTGTTATAATCACAAAATATTGTGCGGGAAAAGTATATGCAAAAAAAGTATCGAAATAGAATAATATATGAAAAGGTAATGAAATAGAACAATGTTGGAAAAGAAAGGGACCAAATTGGCAATTAAACATACTTGTGGGTGGAGATTATAGTGATAAAAATTGAAAGGATGTAAACCGTGAAACTACAATGTTGGAAGGGTGAATATAGGCGACCGTGTTAATCCTCATCCCTCAGTGGGTAATGAAAAATATCTCTACTCATCTCCACAATCCATGACTTTTCTCTATTAGATTTCAAATAATTAAGAGTGGATGACAAAAGTCTTCGGCAAGACTGATGTGCAACATATTGTAGGTATACTGCCCCCACCTCAACATGTTGTGTAAACCAACCCTTCTCAGCATTGCATTGCCGAAAAGGGAGAaaattgtatgttctctctctttTGACTTCGTAAATCAAGCTGCAATATATGTTGAGCTTAGACCAGAGAGAGTGGGCTGTGGCCCTTGCCACACTTGAGTGTCATATCAGCGGGAACACCGTCCCCTGGGAGCGGTAGAGATGCAAGTGCAGGGCAGGATTCTAAGGGAGCATTCTTTCAAACAATGTGATTGGATCTTTTTTCTTACCTCCTATGATTGGtcctttttatttattaaaacttaaataaaaaaaatacctaAGTGTGACACCACTCCTTAAGTGTGGTATGAAACCATATTTTTGTGATAAAAAATGAATTGATGCCTATGTGACAGTGAAGAAATGCAACTTTTATGACACCACTCTCTCCTGTCTTATATAGACGTAGCAAAGATGACATCACTCTTACAActtaaaatttatcatttttatataaataaaacttcAAAGTTGGCAATGAGCAGTATAGTTTTATAGATTTTACCATCATTCTTTTAAAACAATATTAAAAGAcactcataaaaatacataaacaaaGACTCCAATCATTACTACCGTAAGACCATCTACAATACGGAGGACGGACAACGAACCACGAGTGCCATCACCAACCACGAACCATTGTTGGTGTATCGGTCACGACCACGAAGAAGAGAGACGGAGAAGAAGCAGGTTGGCCTTGAGAGAGAAGAAGGTCGTGGTCCTTTGTGCTCCCCACCACAAATCACCACGACCACGACCTACAACGATGCATCAGGACAGCGTGCCCGTCCTGGTTCGTGGCCAGCTAGATCACAAAGGGGCTCGTCATTGGTATACCGGATGGCCTACAAACACATCATCAAATCTGAATCTAAAGTCTATCCGTGCTAACCAGGAACAACTTCAACGATTATTCCAACCCAAAGGACATCATAATAATGACTTGTCAAAAATCAATTTGACTTTACTTGTTAAACATCATTTTATCATTTTTAAATTTCATAAAGTAATTAGATattaaaaatgattataaaattaaAGACTCTATAACTGCAATAACTGTGAAACAACCATATGATTGTTGTAAAAAAAACATGAGCGATTGAAAAGAAATATCAATTCGAACATGGAATTTGAGATTGAAACTAAAATGGAAGCAAATGAACCAATAACTGCTCATTTGTACACCTTCCAATCTTTTTACGTTATTTTCCTCAGTCCTCAGTATGTACAAATCCTATGACAAATATCCAAGGGTCAATTCAGCAATAATCTTACAACAATTATCTTAAATACCGAACCCTAAAATAGAATCTGAATCACCCCCTTGGCCCTTATAGTGACTTTCAGGTATTTGGTGGTGGTAAAGCCACCGGTTCTAAATGCCAAGAACTCTCCGGAATCCCATGCCCTCCAATTCCGGGCACCCTGAAAGCCGGAATCCGGTGCGAAAAACACAACATTTCTCTCTTTGAAAACCCACGAACCATTTCAAACCCATCTTCACCTTGCAATCGCTCATAAAAAGTCAAACAACCCTTGACTTCCACCAATCTAGCCACCATCATCTTCTCCCCTTCAGAAAAATCAGACAAAACCTCAACCACCCAACATTTATAATTATCATAATTCAGTCGATTAAATCCCGATTTACAATTTTTGAACACCGCCCAAACCTCCCCCTTTAACGGAAAGATCTTGTAAACCGAAGCACTCATGCTTTTGTAGCAGTTAACCGAATGCGAGAGTTGACTTAAGTCAAAATTGAGAACGGTGTCTTTCGCTCTAAACATACCACAAACAATCGGGAAATTCCGGTTTTTCCAGCTCGGATCCATGTCCGGAACGGGCTCCGGTTCGAGAACCGTTGCAGATAACCGGGTCGGTGAAATCATGCTATTGATTACAACGTATTGGCGAGGCATCAGGTCTTTCCCGGTGTACACAGACCAAACCTGGCCCGTTGTGAAGTCATTTACAGACCAATTTGGGCCCAAAACTGTGCTATCTGGGCCAGGAGTAGGGTCCACAAACTCGGGCTCTTTCTCTTTAGCCACAGTTGAATCCTCGGGTTCTTGACTCGAGTTCCTCAGAGCTAATTGATCGAGCTCAAACATGCCGTTGCGGACCCCATCGATCTCGCCACCTGTAAATCTATACGCTGGAATGTTGTGGGCCAGCATGTATAGGTCTCGTGGCCCGACATGTAGAATGACATTTTCGCCCTCGGTCCGTTCAAAAATGCTTTTGAAACCGTTCACTTTAACCAATGGACAGCACTCGACTCCTGTGTATATCGAATAATTGGATACGATTTCAAATGGTTTAAAAGAACAGTCTTGTATGACATCAGGATTGTAGGACCATTCTTCGAGGTCAAAATCTTGATATAACGCCCAAACTTCACCCTTTTTCGGGTAAATCTCGAATAACTCCTCTGTAACTCCGGAATCCCATGAGCATTTGTACGAAAATACCCCTTTCGACCCGATGATTCCATTTGTTTCTGTATCCAAGCAAAACGATCCACAAGCAACAGGCAAACCCGCATCAAACCATCTTCTTTCACCTTCGGTAACCGGAATCGGTTTCAACCATGTAACTTCAATTTCACCTCCTgattttttacaaatttgcccaTATCTACCACCAATGAAAGGCTCACGTAAACAGCAATGAACAGCCCAAATATCTCTTAATTCAAAACATTCATGTGTCCTGAAACTATCAAAACCATAATAATCCTGTTCGACCCTTTTTAAAACACCCTTTAGTGTACCTGATACCGAATTAATATCCATGTCTTGACCTTTATGCCCTTCTGAAACAACATCCGAAGAGGAAGAACCAGATTCTTGTAATATGTTATTGACATGAACTTTGTCACCATTGTTATCGGAAATCGCATTCGGGTTGAGTTCAAAAGATTCGTAATTTACCCAACTTATACCTCGTTTTATATCAAAAGTCACACGCTTCTTCTTATCAGAAAGCACAGAATATGCTTCATGTAAAAGCTTAAGGGCCAATTCGGTAGCAGGGAATTTGTATTTTATAGGTTGTAATAAGGACACGAGTTTCTGATATTGAGAAGTTATATCTGTGAGGTTTGATGAAGGCATAAGCTGAAGAACCCAGTAGTAATCGGTTTCATAACCTGGGATTATGTTTGTGGAGGCTGAAAGAATCTCACAAACAGTAAGCATTGGGGCAATGTGATCCAGAGCTGGAAAAAGTTGTTGGGCTTTCTTGAGTTTTGTTCTAGCAGCAACATAATCATTAGAAAGAATCAACTTTTCAGCATCTGATTTTTCTCGAACTGCTTCTACTTTATTGTAAGACATGATAGCCTGATTGTTATTGTCTTTTATATTATATCAGTTCATACTCAACAAAGCTTCTAGAGAAATGAAGAGCATAACTGAGTAAACCAACAACATATAGAGCTATCTTTATCTTTTCCTGCATTATAGTTTTATGTTATGAATTTCTTGTAGAAATAGAGCACGTAAAATGCAGTAGAGAAATAGAAGCATATATGATAATTGATTACATTGTAAATTCAAATATCAAAACAAAGATTTTCTAACCAATTTAGCATCAAAGATTTTCTAGATCTAGTATTTTTCTTCAAGCTAAAGATGGTCAACACTTTGATGTTAAAAACTGATCCATCGGATCAACATAATTCAATTTCTATTAGGAACAAAGGATGCATAATGCAACATATTGCCAATTGAAATCCTTAGGACAGCATTTTCGAAGTACTAGTGAGATAAGTTTCTACTCATATgattaatttggatgcttaacaTGTTTAGGCAACTAATTGAAGTAATTTTCAGTAGCCAAATCAAACTCTTTCTTCTACGTCTGGTTTGAATTATCAACTTTAGGGTAAATATCCTACAAATCCTAAAAAACTCCCAATTATTCACAAAAAAAAGGAGCAGACACCGAAGATCATAAAAATGCACCCCAAAATAATTTCGTAGTCAATCTTTTACTAAAAAACCTAACTAACGCAACATTCATAGAAAACGTAAGAAATCAGCTAGCATTTAAATACCATATGAATCCAACAAGAATTCAGATAAATTGACAGCAAAGTAACTAAAATGCATGGAAATCAAAGCAGAAATTGATATCACTGTGTGTATAGTATACCTTTTCTTAGACATGAAGCTTCAATTCTTGACCAAATTCATAAATTAGAGCTGAAAATACAAAATATATGGGGTGAAATTGAGCAGCTAAACAAATTTGGTTACAGTGAAACATGCATGTAGAATGTAACGAAAGAAGGTTGGGAGAAAAAATTGGGAATATTTTGGTTTGTGTTTTAGTAATTGGGGGAGACGAGGGTGTGGAATGCGTGCTACTTGCAGTGTTTTCCACTTCCTCGAACCCATCGATGGGTCCCATATAGTACTGAGATTCAAAACCGGCCCGATATAAATTGGGCCGGACTCAATtatcttaattatatattaacaaaaaattttaaattaattatatattaataaattttttttaattaaagtaaTACTGAATTACAGAAATAACCCATATAATTTGACAAAATTTATAGTTTTGAACTTCAAGTTTAAATAATGATAATAGACGATGATAGTTATTCAAATTTCTATTTGTTTgaacaaaatattaaaaatacaaaacataAAACACAAGaacattaaataatatattcGAATAAAACGTCaacaatattaaaaaaattaaaccataaaaataaaaatatatgaataaatattaatatgatatatatatatatatatatatatatatatatatatatatatatatatatataatttagataattaatttaaaaaaaattataaataatctatattagttctattaaaacaaaaaacaaataaaattgttatatatatatatatatatatatatatatatatatatatatatatatatatatatatatatatggagcaATGACCTAAAGGGTACTATTCATAAGCCATAGGGATGCAACctattaaaatttgaatttagggACCGAAACTACGAATTTAACCAAACGACATGGACTATTtctataatttactctaaaataaagtaaattttgtattgaaaaaacatttaattatttataataaatgtaGGGGTGAGCATAGTTAGGAACCCGACCAAATTTACCAGAATAGGAACCGACGGTTCATATGAtgttggaaccggaaccggttacACTGGTTCCTAAGATTTCGGAATCTCTCTCGGAATCGCTTCTGATTCCGGATACCTGGTGTCTAATTTataaaaagataataataatcACAAAATTTACATTAAAAAAGCTATTTTTATAGACTTTCGGTGTTTATAttttaaatcaaaataaataatatatgttTCTCTTGTTACAGAACATAAATGAATTATGGACATGCATAGCTTTTATTTATTGAACtgacaaatataaatatataatcacTCTTAAACTAACATCTAATTCCACCTATATCCAtcacgggacttgaaccctcgatcGCGAAAAGGGAAGACACCACATGATACCACTGAGCTACAAGCTCTTTGGACATGCATAACTCCTTGACAGTTTtggcgatatatatatatatatatatatatatatatatatatatatatatatatatatatatatatatatatatatataaaatccggTTTCCGACGGATAGCAATTTTGAAAAAATGAAACAAGAATCGGAACTATCgttaaaaggttttaaaaaatttAGGAACCGAACCAGCAGTTACGGTTCTGAAACTGATACCCTGTTTTGTTGCACACCCCTAAATAGATGTATGATTTTACCCCAAATACGTCAATCTTGTAGTGAAAATCAAGCCATGGTTGCTTCATTTCAAACTATAAATAATTCAAACTATATGCGTTCAATTATGTGAATGAGAATTTCATCCAGGAGCCTTCCTTTTTAGCTCCATCCagtaataaattaaaaatagaaTATCAAATTAGGGTATTGGATAGAGAAAATGACCTTGTGAATCCATTAGGGGACTTTTCTTAATTTCTTTTTCTCTACTTGTTGAAGGTAAGTTTGCACTTGTTCTAGCATTTAGTATCATTTTTAATCTCAATAATCTTTCCCCTAATTTTGGACATGTCTTTCACAAATTGAtctaatctataacaaaacaaaagtaagaaAATATATAGTGTAACATCCCGTTTTAAGAAGAATAATTAAAACAATAAACCCGGAACCCCAAgaagtaattttattattttattatattattatacccCAAAATCGAATAATAATTAGTGGGGTGTAATTTTGGGATTCATTTTGCAAATGATTTTAGAAGTCAGGGGTGTTTTGTAACATATGGACTCCATTTGAGAATAATTTGTGGAGGAGGGGTTGTTTTGTAACTATAGGACTTATTATGAAAAAGAATTATGGGAGCAAGGGTTGAAAGGGTAAATTaatgattgttttgaaagaaaatagAGGAGGAGGGACTGAAATTGTCATTATGGAAAAATGGTTGAGTGGAGCGGGTATATAAGCTAACTGTCCCATTTcctaaaaccctaaacctaatcgGATTCATCAGCTGCCAGTTCTCCTTATACCTCCCTTAACCTCTAGCCGCCACACTCCTTTTACTCTCATCAGCTAAGGCCACTAGAAGAACCACCGTCGACCTCCATTCCTCCCCCATGTTAGGATAGCTCAAGGTCGTCGTGAAGAGGTGGACTACGAGTGTCGGTAAACGTCATGCTGACCCGTCGATGTGCAAGTCACCTTCTCGTTGTTAGGGACGACTGGGACTGCAAATGGGTTCTGTTGTCGTGCCCTTGCCGCTACTGCTGCTCCGACCATCGTTTACCTCCCAAAGCGGCTGGGATTGAATGCGTTCTCAGGTTGATTGCAACATTTGGTGTTCCGTGGTTTGTGGTTTGCGAGGAAGTTGCGTGTGCGTGTGGTTTCTATCGAGAGGGATACAcgaagaaccaccatggcggtcggccatggtggctgccgctgATCACATTGCGCTTCCGACCGGGCGCTTGCTGCTGCCATTTTCCGTCACCACCAGTCACCGTGGAGGGTGGTTGTGTGTGCGTGTTTTTCTGTGTGCTTAGGTGTGTGTACGTGGTTGTAGTGTGCTAACTTTCGTGTGTGCATTTCTATTCCAAGTTGTGTAGTTTGGTTGGCCGGAAACCGAAAACATCCACCACCACCACGattgtgaggtggtggctgccaccatgcaCCACCGTGGGTGTATGTGTCTTATtgattatgtgtgtgtgtgtgttatttgaaATTCAGCATTGTAAAGTTTAACTAGAattggaataatgaaaagaaaaaccctaaccaccaccgtgaggtggtggctgccgcctcctgctgcCACCatccgccgtgtcgggtggcggtgtgctttgccttGTTGTGTTGATTCAGTTaggatgcttgaaaccctaatgggcccaatgaagccctaatgggcttagtgaaaccATAATGGGCCTAGTGGAATcataatgggcctaatgaaccctaattgGTCTAAGGacgtagtgtgacaacccgaaatttccattctgaacaaaccatatcaagccaatagatgtagatcagttacagtgaaaattcagactccgaGTGTAAGTTAGGCAgtttttaggatttacacttaagaagatattaggagagtggttgcactagggtttagtgcaacactgttattccattaCTCtaagacattagagttcgttccaggaataaaaatattttctgccaaaaatatctcaggactataaatagaattctgaaccaaattggttcatttgttgaattccatttagagaaaagccaaattccctctcacggatcttcgggtttttatcccagattgtgagtatacttctctagttgttttatactaCTTGTTTtaagcttaataacatagatttctTGCCAAATaagtgagatccgggagtttaccgcccaagaacgttcttggcggtaaactccattttaaggtccttaagggttcaaatgaccctcaaagctttagaactcgaactagaagccttAAATTCATGCTTTATACCAACAAAACCATtaggaatcatggctagaagggagtttacggccaagaagattcttaggccgtaaactccatgttttaggtgccaaaatgccttaaaactttccctaaggcttagactttatttttggcatgtactcttaagtgtttagaacctagaaaacataaggaaagcacaagtgtgaagagtttacagccaagagtaattcttgggccgtaaactccttttaaggggtcaaaggacaccctaaatccttccttaggccaagagacaatttaggcatgtacctaaatgagttatggactagttaaaacacttaTAACCCcaagagtgagggagtttacggcccaaaagtttctatggccgtaaactccataaaatggtaccaattggtgccataaaccctcctaaagccaagtactaaagtctagatttgttcctagaaatgtttgggacttgaaaacttcataatcaccctcccaagggagtttacggccgtaaactccaagggattatggtcccatggccgtaaactccttaaaggagttgaTATGGCACCCTAAGACTCGATTTAGCcctgaaacaattcaccacatgagttgtataattgatagacttcatttaggggcttgttgagagtttacggccaggagcttactcccatgggccataaactccaagacatatggtctttagaccataaactcccattaaaggcattacactcctttgttgcaaccctttagcctcctagcacttgaccaaaggtgTTTTTCTTCGTGTTTAAATGgctatacttgtataattagtgttttaatcactaattatttatatacatatgtcttcatatgtatttaggatcattgtgtgtgtctaaagacttcacttgacaacaagcacttgtccgatccttccgtacgataacagtccgttcaattccagtcgcttactgcaggtgagttcataccccttaactaatgttttgaactattttaaatgttttatggggggggatacaagtagaatcatgctacttattatttcaatcacatgtgattagtaagtaggattatattacttattacatcaatcacatgtgattaatatatagcattcaaatgatttggctactcattagccgttttaccaaacagtttccttcaaatgatttttataaacattttatatgttttaaactccttattacactgtgcaTCTTACTTTGTACAtttcctttcaaacttatttacaagctgtgtttcaaacaaatgtttccttatacttaaaatgctttatcaaacttatgccttcaaattgttttatagattgacatcaagtcgatcttttcttgaaataatatttatgtttcaaatgttttacaaaacttatttatgcttttatactataaattgcatgcctctatatgtatagttatataagaaatgtttaaaagacttaggaaggctatccaccctatttccttttcgcgccttgagatgtggtctggtgggatatcgggtattcgtccgaaagtcgtttaaatattagttatatatcatgtgtacatatatagtcataaaaggtccttccagttcaacatatgcccttgggtagcaagggtatacatccatgttcatacgtaccagatagattactagtaaactaccataggggtagtttaggaagatactagaacaattactagaacgcgatatcatacaatgagtcagttcattcatgagtcaatactttctagaacattacagtacattacatatacaactatactaggaagagaacatatacaactatactaggaagattacatatacaactatactagaacgattacattactatacttgctaggtagagagcacgtacattacatctagaacagttcattacattacagctagaacagttcattacagtacatatacaagaatacgttaattattgtgatttaaatcggagcatgactcaaatgtcatggctcgagttgtagccagaattctcttggagggagagcgtgagtttgcgtatagatctatactggattgacaatcctacaccttgctgctagctacagccggacttgcaggtctgcgggtgccaaacgtcattccgttattacgaccattcattatgtcgttgttactagtcgatagtatggtgcaatttatcacataatgccttaatataaatccggtttaaggtaattagtacgacagtagttcttatagcactacaccatagtactatttcattttcccattacattcacttcgtgaacattcacacgacgcacaataatgtagaaactatatttttggataatgatagttatacttgggaaaatacatactcttacaagagacacacattcagaacaattaggtcttggtagaagactacattcagaacagttaggtcttggtagaagacaccttcatatactagtaggaatcatagggatttctagggtttttcaaacacttgcaattcatatacactttcaatacttacaatacatatacttacaattacttacatacaaattaagacactaaatacttatgatctcaccagcttcaaagctgatactcgctttcaaaattacttgtatcctcaggtcatcatagacaggtaccgatgcaaggagaaaggaagatggagcttgttcaagacttatctttcattttgatttatgctttagtgtttatcaaagtttgacagaacacatttgtataataattatattattaatgcaatggatgatgttgtttcttgtttactactttacattgttgttgatattatacatgacgtccttcgccccagaacgtttccgccgttcctggttttggggtgtgatagattggtatcagagcattgtttatagtgaattaagtatatcaacccataaaagatatactaactataaatacataagggattaaaaatactctgaccaagagtttatactttaaatagtaaaatatttaagtaagtatacgtgctgcattcatactaaaatcagtgtcactaggacagtacaaaagaattacgattgttgggcaacacaagtgggcttagagacatatggtcaaaactgggaatatatagcctgatcacctatattatccgagaattgactagcatgtgcctaagtttaagtgtgtggttgcaataATGCTAAAAtattaccaaccctaccacaatgagaacaatagaacataacattaaaattaaaatactataggagtatttggtgttactataagtactttacacttgagaattaaaacaggatct includes these proteins:
- the LOC111906433 gene encoding uncharacterized protein LOC111906433, with the protein product MSYNKVEAVREKSDAEKLILSNDYVAARTKLKKAQQLFPALDHIAPMLTVCEILSASTNIIPGYETDYYWVLQLMPSSNLTDITSQYQKLVSLLQPIKYKFPATELALKLLHEAYSVLSDKKKRVTFDIKRGISWVNYESFELNPNAISDNNGDKVHVNNILQESGSSSSDVVSEGHKGQDMDINSVSGTLKGVLKRVEQDYYGFDSFRTHECFELRDIWAVHCCLREPFIGGRYGQICKKSGGEIEVTWLKPIPVTEGERRWFDAGLPVACGSFCLDTETNGIIGSKGVFSYKCSWDSGVTEELFEIYPKKGEVWALYQDFDLEEWSYNPDVIQDCSFKPFEIVSNYSIYTGVECCPLVKVNGFKSIFERTEGENVILHVGPRDLYMLAHNIPAYRFTGGEIDGVRNGMFELDQLALRNSSQEPEDSTVAKEKEPEFVDPTPGPDSTVLGPNWSVNDFTTGQVWSVYTGKDLMPRQYVVINSMISPTRLSATVLEPEPVPDMDPSWKNRNFPIVCGMFRAKDTVLNFDLSQLSHSVNCYKSMSASVYKIFPLKGEVWAVFKNCKSGFNRLNYDNYKCWVVEVLSDFSEGEKMMVARLVEVKGCLTFYERLQGEDGFEMVRGFSKREMLCFSHRIPAFRVPGIGGHGIPESSWHLEPVALPPPNT